The genome window TGACTCTGGGGCCAGCTTCACTCGTAGACTTCAGTCGCAGCTTTAGCCTCAGTCAAGCATGCCAAATGCGGCGCACAGTTTTATATTCGctagagatggagatggagctACAGCTAGAGACAGAAGACTGAAGAGGAGGAGAGGCAGGCAAAGCCTTTTATCTAGTTGAGTCCATCTAGGCGCTGTCCGTCCGCAGTTGTCCGCATTGGACAAACGACGAAGCGTTGCGTTCATATCAGCCATGTCTATCTGTggttcgctctctctctctctcttactcctCTAGCTCCCTCGTATATTTGTCCATTGAGGCATGCAATTGattgctgcaacaacaacttggtCTCTTTGCCAACTCTGGCTTCGAATTTGTGTTGTGagtctctttctatctctctctttctctttctctgtgccTGCTGCGCTTTAATTGCCTTTTCATTGCAGCCCGTCGACCGTCGTCTGTCTGCTGTCCTCTGTCTTATGTCTGCTGTCTTCTGTCTCTTGTCGTCCATTTCGACAGTCGCCGCTTCTTCCAGCTTCTCTCCCTTTTTCTTGACCATGCTGACTGTGTaatttgtggttgttgttcttcAGTTAATGCATTACATGAATTTTAACAAGCTTTTGCAGCATCCATTTCGCCCGAACAACCAACATCCCATCATCCTGTTgcacttttgtttattatagCCGCATCGCACATTTCGTCGCATCGTATGCAAAAAGTGCATTTGTTGAGTGTACTCCAAAATTGATATAATTAGCCAATGTGCAGTACTGCAAAGCACTCATAATTTATGTGCAATGTTCCTCATTAGATGCAGATCTTGATAACTGCCAAGATTTGTTGTAATAATGCAAATTAGCATAACGAGATGTCAactatattttgatatttttaattgaaataagaCTGATATAGATtatcaagtaagaaagctacaattgagtgtgatcgactgagagatactcgctaccaaTGATGTATTAGCACTTACAAATATACTTAATTCATATACCGAATCAAAgatgaaatataccaaaatatatatttggtatattgatatagttttaCGAGTATATTAGATACTCGCTACCAATGATGTATTAgcacttaaaaatatacttaattcatataccaaatcaaagatgaaatataccaaaatatatatttggtatattgacatagttTTATGGGTTTGGAGATTACTCCTTCTCCCTGTTAGATACATTTCTTTCCATAACGAAAAATACTCGGATGTGCATTCTTCTCAATGTTAGAAACATTTCCTGCCGGAATAAGgaatactcttctaccctatggaaATTGGGTCATAGTTTTTGTGCAACATTCGGAATCATGTGAAGATCTTGATATGTTAACTGGCATGCTAATGtcaaaatttgttgaaagTATGCAATTAGCATATCGATATGTTAACtatgttttcatatttatactCGCTGCCTGTACGGTATTagaacttaaaaatatactaattaatataccgaataaattttgaaatatactgaaattatatatttggtatattgatatgtcTTTAAGGAGTTTAAAACTTCTCTTAATGTTAGATACTTTTTCTGACGgaatactcttctaccctatgggaaTCAGGTATAACAAGTAGGTTTAAACTATGGTTGGTATTCCTAGCAGCTCATTAAGGGATCAGCCTATAATCTGAAAATTACCTGAAACTCTAGTTATCATCttatttatctttatctttatctttttaAGCCTGCTTTTCTTAACAGCaagcaaatagcaacaaaaaaactgaaatactCTTTGAATAGTATTAAACATTTGTAACTAAACTATGGAGTTAGCTTGTCTTTTCATCCATGTTTGTAGATACTTATCTAACCTAAACCGTCTAAATGTTTGTAGATACTTATCTAACCTAAAATAaccaccaaaaaaataaagttcaaCTTAAAGTCAAATTTAGTCACAAATCGAATTCCGTTGCATCAAGTGACAACatgtgatttgaatttaaacattaaattataaatcgAACAATTGCATTGTCAAATCGCTGCCTGTGAGACAGACAACAGATGCTGGGGATTTGTTAACTCCTTTTCAGCACTGTCATGGCAACAAATGCACTCGCAACAGTGCTTGCAACCTCTGATTCGGAGTCTCTGTTGCTGTCctctgtgttgtgttgtgctgtgctgtgttgtgttgtgtgctggCTTAACAAGTTTCTTTTATGCATTTGACACATGCCAACACGTTAGCATTTGAGTGCActccatacacacacacacacaacacacacctTGCCCCTTCGTTTACTGCTTGCTCACATTTCGTTGCGGTGTTGGCCAAACTAATTGGCTGCGTTTTTGGTTAATTAGCGCAACTCGGAGTTGCTTCGTTGACTTCGTTCGTTGTCTGTTGTCAGTTTTGTGTGCTGTCGATGCCGTCGTCGCAAATGAATTCTCGCACACGCGCTTTGATTGCCACTCAATGTGGCAGCTAAAAACTTTGGCAACGGCGCAACGACAACGGCGCAACGACAACTTGCAAACTGGCAACAGCGGCAACTATTTTGTCTGCATTAAAAcgttgtaattattttatgcCAGATAACAATTTGATATTGTCAGCTCCATAAAATGTTcgtgtttgctgctgttaacTTGGCCAAAACCAGCAACGaccgaaactgaaaactgTGTGCAACAAACGGCACATGCGTGCATGCAAATTGGCAGCGTCGAATCTATGCCACATTTGGCTGGACACACCGTTAACGTAGAtaacgataataataatgaaccAGGTGTGTCTGcaaaccagcaaccagcagaaaaaaaaaacctggCCATGGAGGTGTTGCAGCTCCAATTATGGCATTAAATGCTGTATCAAATTAATGTGATCATGAATGGTTTTGCGTGCCTCAAACTGTGCACATAAAGCGAGCATAGACAAACAGCGTATGGCATTCATTGAACTGATTGTAGAGGAGAAAGAACATTAACAGTATTTACATGATTTGACTAATTGCGTTGACAGCCTTAAAATGGTTTCAAACTAACAAACTAGAAATTATTTGTCAATGAAACTACATAAAAGTGAAGTTCTATGTACTAAAATCTACAAAAGATATTTCTTTTAGAAAGTttcgtttttagtttttcataAATTCAATCTGTTGAAGTAGAAAAGACTAAATTAGCCTGTAATATTTGTATCCGCTTTCAATAGTGAAATTTACTATTatgttataaaaatgaatagaCTTTTCTAAACTTTTTTCACACTTATACATTATAGATTAATGATTGAAATGAGTTTGAAGATTATTGCAATAATTTCTCAAAGTGTCGTTCGTATTTTGAATCCtatctttatattttatagtagCTGAAATAGTAGAAACAAATAGGATAGCTAAagtgtgagatacccgctacccacttttaataaaagcgaaaaagtGTGATataattattcttaaaattaatataacacaaaactactaaaatataccaaaaggaatgaatatagtactacattgaatatagtactacattgaaaataaaatataccatagagtactaaaatataccaaattgtcagccaaaacaactaagagCCGTaggaatttaataatttccgaatttgtatatcaaaatgaagaaagaaaacagttaaaaaataaataaattatcattattaaGCTACTTTGAAAAAAAGCTTTAAATTCTTGGCAAAAAGCAAGTAAATAAAGTAGCCAAAATAGACATTATTGCAGACTGCCAGCACTTAAAAACAACGCACATTTTTaagcaattgcaaatgcattttcgGGCCACTCGAGAGTGTTTTATATGCAGCAAAATAttgtgcctgctgctgctgcaacacaTGGAGGCAGGCAGCGAGTGCGGCTGTCATCAACTGACAGTCGCAACGGGGctgcaacgacaacaacagcagcagcagcaaccaacaacgTGCAACAATATCAAAGTAGTGGTTGCAATCTCCTTGCTCCCGCTTTTTCCCCTTTTGTCGTTCGttaacaatttgcaataaattagcCAGCAACTGTGGCGCATTTTCACTTGAAATGCGATTCGAATTGCATTTGCACGGCGACATTTTGTCAGcattttctttggtttttcttttactttatttttcttacacttctttttttttgttgttgttacttacTCGTATGCAATGTTACCGTTACCCTGTTCAGTTTTCGCTCTCCATGCAACAAACACTGTCAACGAGTTAACACTTTTTACCACAACACAATTTCGAACATGTCTTGACAATTTCACACTCGATCTAacgttgcaacttgcaacaagcAACTAGCAACTAGCAGCAACTGCAAgtacaactacagcaacagctgccgcAAACTAATTTCGATTTTCTACCTGGCAGCCACATTTGGTGTGTCCCTGCTCTCTAATACCTTGTGCATACTCCAGTTAGTCGCTGACTGGAACGAATTGGGTACGGAATTCAAGTTCACCTGGCATGTGGCACATAGCCCAGCACGACACTCGTTACGCCCACGTAAAGGGTAACAAATACACATGTGACCAAATGTCTCTATATGCAGACTGCATTCCTTTGAACTAGATCCATTTTCGATTTAGATTAATGATAACTCAGCGTAGGGTTTAACTTatctataattataataaattgttatttaccCTTCAGGAAACaactaatttataaattctaaaGCATAATATAGAGACGCGTGTAATGAGAAAAAAacgtaatatttatttgaacatCGTTCCAAAATACTTCAATAAAAAAGATATATTGCGTTTTACCGAATCTATTTCCAACGgtttcaatattttcttaaattttggaaaataataatttcaaccAAAAGGTCtaaaaatacttcaataactagtttaaaaaaaatgaactttcttttaaaaattcagattagatagaaataataaaaatatttcagagTTAATCTctaattaaaaagaaagataTATTGcgtttaaaatattgcaattcaaatgcTTCAATATACTCTTTATTGTTAGAACATAAtcacttttaaaattaatcgCTAATAAGAATGATATAGATCGGGTAGATCCTACAAATCCTACAACCCTTTGGTgtactcaaaaaaaaaataaatttattatcctcaaaaagaaaatacttcCTAAAAAAATTACCTGACTCAAACCATAAATTCAAtaccttttctttttttttttaatttacaattcgTTCGAAATAAAAAGTATTGGTATAATGCTTAGTACTGCTCCAAAAGGGATCGATTTTACtagattaaatatttatgcagatTATGCTGTTACAACATTATGTTTTGTTATAGAAATTTGATACCTGTTTAGGGCATTAATTTGTCAAATATCTTACAGACAGACTCAAAACCCCACTCGACCTCTCCAGTGACATTGAAATTGATCTTATAATAGCCTTGGGGCGCTATTTCAGGCATGCCATCTCCTGAGACTTCACAGTCACTGAAGGAATAGTTGCCATTTACCCAAGGAAAGAGATCAGCAGGAGCTCGAAAATTGGAGCAACCGCCAAAATTCTTATAAACCAAGTTCTCGTAGAAATTTTTGAAGAACTCCTCGTAGTTTTGCTTTGGTATACTCCAGGGCACAGGTGTGTAGTCATCATCGTTTCCAGATTGACTGCGCATTGCAGTGGCCTCCATCTGTTTGCAAATAGAACTGTACCGACTTATGCAGTCAGGTGTGAATTAAATACGAACCATAGTAGTTTCATCCATGACATAATTGAAGTTTACAAAGCCAGTAAAGAAGTATTCTCCCCTGGGACTTCTCTTAATTTTAAACTCAACATCGAGTTTATCTGGATCCGACGTATAAGGATCAACCGAAATGGGTTCATAATCCCACCTGCGCTGTTATTACAAtccgaatggtatattttacatactGACACTCattgaaaaatactatattgtTTACCTTAGCATCACATTCGAACAAGAATACGAATACAATGATTATACCGACTGCAGTCAACActttgcaaaacattttttactatttactaaCGACTCGATACTCTTTGGCCTTATATAGCAGagaattttgattaaattacgCTATATCTTGTTATAGATACTTAGCTGAATTCCAAATAACTATGTTAACAAGTTCTAATTGGAGTTCATGTTCATTCTATCGGATTCATCAAtttgataattaaaaattgctaATACGAATACCATCGAGTAAgcatgcaattaaaattagtttgtCACGTTTGTCGACAATACGATTTCGAGAAATTAGAATGTTCGGGTGACAAGGCGAGTTTAGaatagaaaagagaaaaatgtGTAATgcatttttagaatttatttgaGTTGGATGCCATTTTgctatgtatttttatttttctagtGCCCTAATTAAGATCAATTTAAAAGCACTAAATATATcgattattatttacattatttagaACATTAACATTTAGATCTTCAAGATTGTTAGAGCAAGAGTACTCAAGCTTCGTgacaatattcaaatattcgCATTCCAGAGCATGTTTGTTTCGCTCAATTTAcctcaaaaatcaaataatgaaCGTAAATCACTTAATTGATAGATTTGTTTCATCATTTTTAGCTTTATTAGTCCGATTTTAAAGTAATGCAGTGTAAATATCAAATCATCTTAACCAATTGCAGTACAAGAATTGGTTATTCATATGTATGCTCAATGCCCATATTTATCAAATACCCTGACAACTCCAACAAAACCCCAATTTACTTCCCCAGTTACTTTGAAATTCACCCTAT of Drosophila nasuta strain 15112-1781.00 chromosome 3, ASM2355853v1, whole genome shotgun sequence contains these proteins:
- the LOC132791462 gene encoding uncharacterized protein LOC132791462 — its product is MFCKVLTAVGIIIVFVFLFECDAKRRWDYEPISVDPYTSDPDKLDVEFKIKRSPRGEYFFTGFVNFNYVMDETTMMEATAMRSQSGNDDDYTPVPWSIPKQNYEEFFKNFYENLVYKNFGGCSNFRAPADLFPWVNGNYSFSDCEVSGDGMPEIAPQGYYKINFNVTGEVEWGFESVCKIFDKLMP